One Terriglobales bacterium DNA segment encodes these proteins:
- a CDS encoding peptidyl-prolyl cis-trans isomerase, translated as MIRFLQTPGKAKKIVLGGLLVIICGAMVITLVPGGILGDAFGFSAVPKGVLAKVGDREIGMQEVEQQARQVARRNFQGNVPAGLMPFLRQRAAESLIQQKALLSLADRMGLRATDADLQDELQHGSFAPYFFPNGNFIGADAYESFVNQRINMSVPQFEQAMKDDLTLHKLMAAVQGPIVVSPQEVEAEARQQNTKVKILYAVISPDELMKQIKATETELKAFYEQNKARYVNSIPEKRQVRYVVIDPSKLESQVQVTPQDLQRYYHDHEGEFRVPEQILLRQIVVRVPLAGPDGKVDPKAVQEARAKAEDIAKKLQGGANFADLAKKYSDDGESAKEGGLVGWVARGRLPEIENQAFSLAKGQSSGVVQSSIGFHILHVDDKQQAHLKTPEEVKSQIEPIIRRDKAQRLAENVANAIESQGHSGDLEKAAKAKGQEVLTSAFVTRNDTLPGIGTAPEVMSAIFSSPAKAPPEVAHTPQSNVIYQVTEIKPPATPSFEDIKTRVEQDFKSERANAMLGQRTQEVADRAKADHDLKKAAQQLGAELRTSELVTESSQVPEIGVMSGPASVVFTMKPGEISGPLNTGRNGVVLSVLEKQEASGEELAKASAQVRESLLQRKREEAMGLFVSDLRQRMEKEGKIKINKQEWERITQGARSEPGS; from the coding sequence ATGATCAGGTTTCTTCAGACGCCCGGCAAAGCCAAGAAGATCGTTCTGGGAGGCTTGCTGGTGATTATTTGTGGCGCCATGGTGATCACTCTCGTTCCGGGAGGAATTCTAGGCGACGCGTTCGGATTCAGCGCGGTCCCCAAGGGCGTATTGGCCAAAGTCGGCGACCGCGAGATCGGCATGCAGGAAGTAGAACAGCAGGCCCGGCAAGTTGCCCGGCGCAATTTTCAGGGAAATGTCCCTGCCGGATTGATGCCATTTTTGCGGCAGAGGGCGGCCGAGAGCCTGATCCAGCAGAAGGCGCTGCTCAGCCTGGCCGACCGCATGGGGCTGAGAGCTACTGATGCCGACCTGCAGGATGAGCTGCAGCATGGCAGCTTCGCTCCGTATTTCTTCCCCAATGGCAACTTTATCGGAGCTGATGCCTATGAGAGCTTCGTGAACCAGCGCATCAACATGAGCGTGCCCCAGTTCGAGCAGGCGATGAAGGACGATCTGACGCTGCACAAACTGATGGCCGCAGTGCAGGGTCCCATCGTGGTTTCGCCGCAAGAGGTGGAAGCCGAAGCCCGACAGCAGAACACCAAGGTCAAGATCCTTTATGCCGTAATTTCACCCGACGAACTGATGAAGCAGATCAAGGCGACGGAGACGGAGCTGAAGGCTTTCTACGAGCAGAACAAGGCTCGCTACGTGAACTCAATTCCTGAAAAGCGGCAAGTGCGTTACGTGGTCATCGATCCCAGTAAGCTGGAGAGCCAGGTGCAGGTGACGCCGCAGGATCTGCAACGCTACTATCACGACCACGAAGGCGAGTTCCGCGTCCCCGAGCAGATTCTTCTGCGCCAGATCGTGGTGCGAGTGCCACTAGCGGGTCCGGACGGCAAGGTTGATCCCAAGGCGGTGCAGGAAGCCAGAGCCAAGGCCGAGGACATTGCCAAGAAGCTGCAGGGAGGAGCCAATTTCGCCGATCTGGCCAAGAAGTACTCCGATGACGGTGAATCGGCCAAGGAGGGTGGCCTGGTCGGTTGGGTAGCCCGTGGCCGACTGCCGGAGATCGAGAATCAGGCGTTTTCGCTGGCCAAGGGACAGAGCAGCGGAGTGGTGCAGAGCAGCATCGGGTTTCATATCCTGCATGTCGATGACAAGCAGCAGGCGCATCTGAAGACGCCCGAGGAAGTGAAGTCGCAAATCGAACCCATCATTCGGCGGGATAAAGCGCAGCGGCTCGCGGAAAATGTGGCGAATGCGATCGAATCGCAGGGGCACAGCGGCGACCTGGAAAAGGCAGCCAAGGCGAAGGGGCAGGAAGTGCTGACCAGCGCATTCGTCACGCGCAACGACACACTGCCGGGAATCGGGACCGCCCCGGAGGTGATGTCGGCGATTTTTAGCTCGCCGGCGAAAGCTCCGCCGGAAGTTGCGCATACTCCGCAAAGCAATGTGATCTACCAGGTTACCGAGATCAAGCCCCCTGCCACGCCTTCGTTCGAGGACATCAAGACGCGCGTGGAACAGGACTTCAAAAGCGAGCGAGCTAATGCAATGCTAGGGCAAAGGACCCAGGAAGTCGCGGATCGCGCCAAGGCTGATCACGACCTGAAGAAGGCCGCACAGCAACTTGGCGCCGAACTTAGGACCAGCGAATTGGTCACCGAGAGCAGCCAGGTTCCAGAGATTGGAGTCATGAGCGGGCCCGCGTCGGTGGTGTTCACGATGAAACCTGGAGAAATCAGCGGTCCGCTGAATACCGGACGAAATGGAGTAGTGCTCAGCGTGTTGGAGAAGCAGGAGGCTTCGGGGGAAGAATTGGCCAAGGCCTCGGCCCAGGTGCGCGAGTCCTTGCTGCAGCGAAAGCGGGAAGAGGCCATGGGGCTGTTTGTCTCTGACTTGCGGCAGCGAATGGAGAAGGAAGGCAAGATTAAGATCAACAAGCAGGAGTGGGAGCGGATCACGCAGGGGGCGCGCTCGGAACCGGGCAGCTAG
- the malQ gene encoding 4-alpha-glucanotransferase translates to MQQRASGILLHITSLPSRGGIGDLGPAAYSFLDFLTAAGQSIWQVLPLGPTGLGNSPYSTVSAFAGNPLLISLDDLAERGWIEKRRLESLPPETGPVDFDQVVAAKIPLLREAALNFARLAPESMRAGYGAFCTKNSWWLDDYALFAVLRPHYHLEAWNQWPKGLAQRRPDAVAGARKQFAQQIEMERVIQFAFFEQWKALHKECARRGVRIMGDVAIFLNFDSADVWTHPDIFYLNEELEPEVVSGVPPDAFSETGQRWGNPLYRWDVLKQRGYDWWVNRLRWTLGNCDLARIDHFRGFEACWEIPADEPTAVNGRWVKGPGGDLFNTLRRELGDVPLIAEDLGLITPEVEALREQQQLPGMKVLQFGFGDTGARIYLPHRFVEDTVVYTGTHDNDTTVGWWDHASEAERHAAGTYFGPEMDGIHWAMIRAALTSVARMALVPLQDVLGLGSDCRMNMPSVPEGNWTWRYAPDALTAELAAKLAAITEVSDRLAERAEKEPESPEKQEKREEPVA, encoded by the coding sequence ATGCAACAGCGCGCCTCCGGAATTCTTTTGCATATCACGTCGCTGCCATCGCGTGGCGGCATCGGTGACCTGGGTCCTGCCGCATATTCCTTTCTCGATTTTCTGACCGCCGCGGGACAGTCGATCTGGCAGGTGCTGCCTCTGGGTCCCACGGGTCTCGGGAACTCTCCCTACTCCACGGTTTCTGCATTTGCGGGAAATCCGCTACTAATCAGCCTGGATGACCTGGCGGAGCGCGGGTGGATCGAAAAACGGCGTCTGGAGTCGCTCCCGCCGGAGACGGGTCCAGTAGATTTCGATCAGGTGGTTGCTGCCAAAATACCGCTGTTGCGCGAAGCCGCTTTGAATTTTGCGCGATTGGCTCCTGAGTCGATGCGTGCGGGTTATGGCGCATTTTGTACGAAGAATAGCTGGTGGCTTGACGACTACGCCCTGTTCGCTGTTTTGCGGCCGCATTACCACCTGGAAGCGTGGAACCAGTGGCCAAAAGGGCTTGCGCAACGGCGGCCCGATGCTGTGGCTGGGGCGCGCAAGCAATTTGCGCAGCAGATCGAGATGGAGCGCGTGATCCAGTTTGCTTTTTTCGAGCAATGGAAGGCGCTGCACAAGGAGTGTGCCCGCCGCGGCGTGCGCATCATGGGTGATGTGGCGATCTTCCTGAACTTCGACAGTGCCGACGTGTGGACGCATCCGGACATCTTCTACCTGAACGAAGAGCTTGAGCCCGAGGTGGTGTCTGGCGTTCCCCCGGATGCTTTCAGCGAAACCGGACAGCGTTGGGGTAATCCTCTCTATCGCTGGGATGTTCTGAAGCAGCGCGGATATGACTGGTGGGTGAATCGTCTGCGCTGGACGCTCGGAAACTGCGATCTGGCGCGGATCGATCACTTTCGCGGGTTCGAAGCCTGTTGGGAAATTCCTGCCGATGAGCCCACTGCAGTGAACGGACGCTGGGTGAAAGGGCCGGGAGGAGACCTGTTCAACACGCTTCGCCGCGAACTCGGCGACGTGCCGCTGATTGCCGAGGATCTGGGACTTATTACGCCGGAAGTGGAAGCCCTCCGCGAACAACAGCAGCTTCCGGGGATGAAGGTATTGCAGTTCGGTTTTGGTGATACTGGTGCTCGCATTTATTTGCCACACCGTTTTGTGGAAGACACGGTGGTTTACACCGGCACCCATGACAATGACACCACAGTGGGCTGGTGGGATCACGCCAGTGAGGCCGAGCGGCATGCCGCGGGAACCTATTTTGGTCCGGAAATGGATGGCATCCACTGGGCAATGATTCGTGCTGCACTGACTTCTGTGGCGCGTATGGCGCTGGTCCCGCTGCAAGATGTGCTTGGGCTGGGAAGTGATTGCCGCATGAACATGCCCAGCGTTCCGGAGGGCAACTGGACCTGGCGCTATGCGCCTGATGCGCTGACGGCGGAGCTGGCCGCCAAGCTGGCAGCTATCACTGAGGTTTCTGATCGGTTGGCCGAGCGAGCTGAGAAGGAGCCCGAAAGTCCAGAAAAGCAGGAAAAGCGGGAAGAGCCTGTCGCCTGA